The window CCCATTTCTTCCTCTTGGTCCTCGACGAGGACACGCCGGAGGCGAAGGCCGAGGCCGACGGCGGGGTCCCCACGGTCGAGCAGCTGCAGACCACGTCCCACCCCGCGCGCGTCGTGCTCGTGAGCTTGAAGACGCGAGAGGTGCTCGCGCGCCTCCGCCGCACCGCCGAGGGGCGGTTCTTCATGGCCGGAGAGCACGCCATGACCGACCCCGAGACCCGCGCGGCGATGCAGCGGCAGGTGAACAACTGCGCGCTGGCGCAGGCGGTCTGGGGCGAGCTGAAGAAGCCCTGACCTTGCGTCGGCCGCGTCGCTGGCGCCCGCGTGCGCCCTCCCGCGCCCGGTGGTGAAGCCCGAGTCGAGGGCTTACATGAGCCCGCCCGTGGTGGCGTGGCGCCGGATCGACACGTTCATCAGCAGGCCGAGCGACATCATGATGGTGAGCACGCTCGAGCCGCCGGCGGAGAAGAGCGGGAGGGTCACGCCGACGACCGGGAGGAGGCCCGTCACCATCCCGAGGTTGAAGACCGCGTGCCAGAAAATGAGCGCGCCGCACCCGATCGCGAGCACCGCGCCGAAGCGGTCTTTCGCCGACGAGGCCACTCGGATCGCCCACAGCACGAGGAAGGCGTAGAGGAACACCAAGAAGACGCCGCCCAGGAAGCCCCAGTCCTCCGCGTACACGGCGAAGGGGAAATCGGAGTGCTGGTCGGGTAGGAAGTGAAACTGGTTCTGGGTGCCCTTCATGAAGCCCTGCCCCGTGACGCCGCCCGCGCCGATGGCCACGCGCGCGTGGTGGGCGTGCCAGCCCGAGCCGAGCAGGTTCTCCTCGGGGTTCAAGAACGTGGTGATGCGCTTCTTCTGGTAGTCCTTCATGCCGTACGCCCACGCGAGGGGGAGCGCGACGCCGACCCCGAGCACGAGCTGCACGACGCTCCGCCACTTGATGCGGGTGAGCAGGCAGATGGTCGTGAAGATGAGCCCGTGAATGAGCGCGGTGCCGAGATCGGGCTGCTTCAGCACGAGCAGCGTCGGCACGGCGGCGATGAGCGCCGGCACGAGGAGATCTCCCAGCGTCCGCCCCTCGCTCTTGGGGTCGTCGTGAAGGTACTTCGCGAGCGCGATGATGAGGAAGATCTTCGTGAACTCGCTCGGCTGGAAGCTGAAGCTCCCAATGTTTATCCATCGCGAGCTCCCGCGGATGTCCTTCCCGAGGATGAACACGAGCAGCAGCAGCACGATGCCGAGGGCGTAGAGCAGGTAGCCGAGGCGCTCGTAGTGGCGGTAGTCCACGACGCAAACGATCGTCGCGAAGATGCCGCCGAGCACGAGCCAATAGATCTGCTGTATGTAGATGTCCGAGAGCGCGGCGCGCGCGGCGCTCGTGGCCGAGTAGAGGTTGATGACGCCGACCACGGCGAGCATCGAGCTCGCCAGGAAGAGCGTCCAGTCGAAGTGCTCGCGCGCTTGCGCCGACCCTCGGTTCGACAGGCCCCAGTCTCGCATCATGGCGCTGTCCCTCCGGTCGTGCGGGTGGTGGTGGCGGTGGTGGTGGCGGTGGTGGTGGTGGTGGTGGTGGGTGGTGGTGGTGGCGGTGGTGGTGGTGGTGGTGGTGGTGGTGGTGGTGGTGGCGGTGTCGCTCACGGTGGCGCCTCGTCCGGCGGGAGCACCGTCGGCACCACCGGGGTGGGGGGCGGGAGCGGATCGGCCGGGTCTTCCTGCGCGGGCGCCGGCGAGGGCAGGTCCGGCGTGAGCGGCTGGGTCGGTGCGGCGGCGGGGCGCGGCTTCGGCGGCGCGGGTCCGACGAGCGCAGGCTTGCCCGAACGGAGCGCGCGCAGCCGGGTGTACTCGCGGACCACCTTCACGGCGATGGGGGCGGCGATCGTGGGGCCCGAGCCGCCGTGCTCGACGAGCACGATGACCGCGACCTCCGGCGACTTGTAGGGCGCGAACGAGGCGAACCACGCGTGGTCCTTCGCGAGGAACCAGGCCTTCTTCGCGTCGTCCTTGCCCGTCGCCACGTACCCGGTCTGCGCCGTGCCGGTCTTGCCGGCCATGTCGAGCGACGTGTCGCGCACGGGGAACGCGGTGCCGTGCTCCTCGTTGACGACCGCGTAGAGCGCCTCGGTCACGCGCTTGAGGTTCGCCGGCGTGACGCGCGCGCGCTGCCGCACACGCGGCGGGAAGTCTTGGAGCACCGCCCCCTCGGACGACTCGATCGCGCGGACGGCCTGGGGCGTGTAGACCGTGCCTCCGTTCGCGATCGCCGCGTAGGCGAGCCCGAGCTGCAGCGGCGTCACGGTGGTCGCGCCCTGGCCGATCGCCGAGTTGAGCGTGTAGCCGATCCGGAACTGCCCGTGGTAGCGCAGCGCGTACCATGACCGCGTAGGCACGCGGCCTTGGGCCTCCGGGTTGATGCCGAGGCCGGTCTTCTGCCCGAGGCCGAACTCCGCGCCGATGTGCGCGAGCCGATCGATGCCGACCGTCTCGCCCAGCTTGTAGAAGTAGACGTTGCACGACTGGGCGATGGCCCCGTGCATGTTCACGCGCCCGTGGACGTGCGAGCAGCGGAAGACGCGGCGGCCGTAGAGCAGGAAGCCGTCGCAGCGCTCGCTCTCGGCCGGGTTCACGAGCTTGGCCTCCAGCGCGGCGAGCGCGGAGAAGGGCTTGAACGTGGACCCTGGTTGGAAGGCGCCGCTCATGGTCTTGTCGAGCATGGGGCGCAGCGAGTCGTTGTAGAGCTTGTTGAACGTCTCGCGGACGCGCTCGCGACCCGCGCCGCCGGAGAGATCGTTCGGATCGAAGTCGGGCTTCGAGTACATCGCGAGCAGTCGGCCTGTCCGGACGTCGACCACCACGACCGCGCCGGAGACCTCGTTGCGCATGGCCTTCTCGATGCCCAGCATGAGCTCCATGTCGATCGTGAGCCGTAGGTCCCGGCCGGCGAGGGGCTCTTGACGCTTCGGCGCGTCGAGCAGGCGCTCGGCGTCTGGGCCCGTTCGGTAGCGACCGCGGGCGTCGACGACGCGCTTCTCCCAGCCACGCTGGCCGCGCAGATAGGCCTCCCAGCTGCGCTCGATGCCCGTGGCGCCGAGCGTGTCGCCGGGCGCGTAACCGAGCGGGTTCACCTTCGCGCGGTCCTCCGCGCTCATCGACTTGTAGTCGTCCGGCCGGAACTTCGAGAGCGTCTCCGCGTCGACCTGGGCCACGTAGCCGAGCAGGTGCGAGCCTAGGTTCTTGTAGGGGTAGAGGCGCACCGGCGCGCTCAGCACGCTGCTGCCGACGAGCTCCCACGCGTGCTGCTTCATCTCTGCGACGATGTCGCGCGGCACGTCCT of the Myxococcales bacterium genome contains:
- the rodA gene encoding rod shape-determining protein RodA; translated protein: MMRDWGLSNRGSAQAREHFDWTLFLASSMLAVVGVINLYSATSAARAALSDIYIQQIYWLVLGGIFATIVCVVDYRHYERLGYLLYALGIVLLLLVFILGKDIRGSSRWINIGSFSFQPSEFTKIFLIIALAKYLHDDPKSEGRTLGDLLVPALIAAVPTLLVLKQPDLGTALIHGLIFTTICLLTRIKWRSVVQLVLGVGVALPLAWAYGMKDYQKKRITTFLNPEENLLGSGWHAHHARVAIGAGGVTGQGFMKGTQNQFHFLPDQHSDFPFAVYAEDWGFLGGVFLVFLYAFLVLWAIRVASSAKDRFGAVLAIGCGALIFWHAVFNLGMVTGLLPVVGVTLPLFSAGGSSVLTIMMSLGLLMNVSIRRHATTGGLM
- the mrdA gene encoding penicillin-binding protein 2, with translation MSDRLVPRSDVGEFRKRYQYMALFAFLAFLTIAVRLFQLQVIEGGDYAARAHENVIRRVTLPTTRGVVRDAFGRVLASSRGAFNVYIVPGRVMPSARPPRRWGKDERDSFPLIADTLRLNPDERARLTARIREACKTDEDKSPCWHSILVREDVPRDIVAEMKQHAWELVGSSVLSAPVRLYPYKNLGSHLLGYVAQVDAETLSKFRPDDYKSMSAEDRAKVNPLGYAPGDTLGATGIERSWEAYLRGQRGWEKRVVDARGRYRTGPDAERLLDAPKRQEPLAGRDLRLTIDMELMLGIEKAMRNEVSGAVVVVDVRTGRLLAMYSKPDFDPNDLSGGAGRERVRETFNKLYNDSLRPMLDKTMSGAFQPGSTFKPFSALAALEAKLVNPAESERCDGFLLYGRRVFRCSHVHGRVNMHGAIAQSCNVYFYKLGETVGIDRLAHIGAEFGLGQKTGLGINPEAQGRVPTRSWYALRYHGQFRIGYTLNSAIGQGATTVTPLQLGLAYAAIANGGTVYTPQAVRAIESSEGAVLQDFPPRVRQRARVTPANLKRVTEALYAVVNEEHGTAFPVRDTSLDMAGKTGTAQTGYVATGKDDAKKAWFLAKDHAWFASFAPYKSPEVAVIVLVEHGGSGPTIAAPIAVKVVREYTRLRALRSGKPALVGPAPPKPRPAAAPTQPLTPDLPSPAPAQEDPADPLPPPTPVVPTVLPPDEAPP